A stretch of the Pseudalkalibacillus hwajinpoensis genome encodes the following:
- a CDS encoding efflux RND transporter periplasmic adaptor subunit has translation MKKKIWIAIAVILVIVIVVGVNIYRTYADSTATVEAEKAIKEEINSTVMTPGTLAMADESTLYQDPAKGEVKEVLVKEGDSVKKGDSVLTYENQDLEMEKEQNDINIESLYLRINSLDKQEKRLNEKKSDLADDVGEEAAETMETELDQVKMDKRMANLDLRQALLQQDRLKQKISDLEVTSDISGVVLEANDASAPQSTQMEKPLLRIGSMENLIVEGTLSEYDTLNIESGQKVTVTTDVLPDEKWEAEVMDVGYLPEALGAESNASAVQYPVTVKLKKPEELKLKPGFQMILEIETESHEALTLPFEAVQQDGEESFVFIVEKGKAVKREIETGSSTAKRIEVTKGISTEEQVIINPPDNLKDNMEVTVK, from the coding sequence ATGAAGAAGAAAATTTGGATTGCAATCGCTGTTATTTTAGTCATTGTTATTGTAGTAGGTGTGAACATTTATCGGACTTATGCGGATAGCACGGCTACTGTTGAAGCTGAAAAAGCTATAAAGGAAGAAATAAATTCCACAGTTATGACACCTGGAACGTTAGCCATGGCTGATGAAAGCACGCTTTATCAGGATCCTGCTAAGGGTGAAGTGAAGGAAGTTCTTGTTAAAGAAGGAGACTCCGTAAAAAAGGGAGATTCAGTACTTACATACGAGAATCAGGATTTAGAAATGGAGAAAGAGCAGAACGATATTAACATCGAGTCGCTTTACCTACGAATCAATTCACTTGATAAGCAAGAAAAGCGTCTAAACGAGAAAAAAAGCGACTTAGCTGATGATGTTGGAGAAGAAGCAGCAGAAACGATGGAAACAGAACTTGATCAAGTGAAAATGGATAAGCGGATGGCCAATCTTGATTTACGTCAGGCATTATTGCAGCAAGATCGTTTGAAGCAGAAAATAAGCGATCTTGAAGTTACAAGTGACATTAGCGGTGTTGTGCTAGAAGCCAATGATGCAAGCGCACCGCAGTCAACTCAAATGGAAAAGCCTCTTTTGCGGATTGGCAGCATGGAAAACCTTATCGTTGAAGGAACGCTTTCTGAATACGATACGTTGAACATTGAATCAGGTCAAAAAGTTACCGTTACAACAGATGTGCTACCTGACGAAAAATGGGAAGCGGAAGTAATGGATGTAGGTTATTTACCAGAAGCATTGGGAGCTGAATCAAACGCTTCTGCTGTTCAATATCCTGTTACGGTTAAATTAAAGAAGCCAGAAGAGTTGAAATTAAAGCCGGGGTTCCAGATGATTCTTGAAATTGAAACAGAATCGCATGAAGCATTAACACTTCCGTTTGAAGCGGTTCAGCAAGATGGGGAAGAATCATTTGTCTTTATTGTGGAGAAAGGCAAAGCTGTGAAACGCGAAATTGAAACAGGTTCTTCTACAGCGAAGCGGATTGAAGTGACGAAAGGGATCTCGACAGAAGAACAAGTGATCATCAATCCCCCGGATAATCTTAAAGATAATATGGAAGTGACCGTAAAATGA
- a CDS encoding ABC transporter ATP-binding protein — MIQLDEITKSYTLGKESVNVLRGISMEINSGEFVAIMGPSGSGKSTLMNIIGCLDRPTTGSYFLNEEDVSKHKDQELAKVRNQSIGFVFQQFQLLPRLTALKNVELPMVYAGASKKEREERARDALTKVGLQDRVEHLPNELSGGQKQRVAIARALVNDPSLILADEPTGALDTTTSVAIMDLFVQLNQEGTTIVVVTHEPEVAEYANRVIYVRDGLLGQNPLSSRGHTS; from the coding sequence ATGATCCAACTTGATGAAATAACAAAAAGCTATACCCTTGGTAAGGAATCGGTCAATGTTCTTAGAGGAATTAGTATGGAAATTAATAGTGGTGAATTTGTTGCCATTATGGGCCCGTCTGGATCAGGTAAATCAACCTTAATGAATATAATTGGTTGCCTAGATCGCCCAACAACTGGATCTTATTTCTTAAATGAAGAAGATGTATCGAAACATAAGGATCAGGAGCTAGCGAAAGTTCGAAATCAATCCATTGGTTTCGTGTTTCAACAGTTTCAATTATTACCAAGACTAACAGCGCTCAAAAATGTGGAGCTTCCCATGGTTTATGCTGGTGCTTCGAAAAAAGAACGAGAAGAGCGCGCTAGAGATGCTTTGACGAAGGTCGGACTACAGGATCGGGTAGAACACCTTCCAAATGAACTCTCAGGCGGCCAGAAACAGCGGGTCGCTATTGCAAGAGCACTTGTGAATGACCCGTCTCTCATTCTTGCTGATGAGCCTACAGGAGCCCTTGATACGACTACTAGCGTTGCGATTATGGATTTGTTCGTTCAGCTTAACCAAGAAGGAACGACAATTGTTGTCGTCACGCATGAGCCAGAAGTAGCCGAGTATGCCAATCGTGTGATCTACGTGCGGGACGGTTTACTAGGGCAGAATCCTCTTTCGAGCAGGGGGCATACATCATGA
- a CDS encoding Yip1 family protein translates to MNEDYEEKGNTVKPSLLGMIWSPGEQLSKIRQSPKVWLPLIVVTVLSLIGGWLMILGPGFEEQFATGDLQGENVDGLILFTKIITIVSVGVGPVLSILVGSFILWLINKATSSEATFKQFFSMNTYIGFIGAIGAVLNGLIIAIVGGTVDKLYTSLGSLVSGEGFLGGFLNGIEIFGIWTIILTALGLRITAQWPKALVWTIAIILFLFTIGGAVITGVTNNMSGI, encoded by the coding sequence ATGAACGAAGATTATGAAGAAAAAGGAAATACAGTAAAGCCATCACTACTTGGAATGATTTGGAGTCCCGGTGAACAGTTGAGCAAAATTCGACAATCTCCTAAAGTATGGTTGCCTTTAATCGTAGTTACGGTACTCTCACTGATCGGCGGCTGGTTGATGATACTTGGGCCAGGATTCGAAGAGCAATTCGCTACAGGGGATTTACAGGGAGAAAATGTTGACGGTCTTATCTTATTTACTAAAATCATTACAATCGTTTCGGTTGGAGTTGGTCCGGTATTATCCATCCTCGTTGGTAGCTTTATTCTTTGGTTGATTAATAAAGCAACAAGCTCAGAAGCTACGTTCAAACAATTCTTTTCGATGAATACGTATATTGGGTTTATTGGAGCAATAGGTGCTGTTCTTAACGGACTTATTATTGCTATTGTTGGAGGCACTGTTGATAAGCTCTACACAAGTCTTGGTAGTTTAGTAAGCGGAGAAGGATTTCTAGGTGGTTTTCTAAATGGAATTGAAATCTTTGGAATCTGGACGATTATACTTACGGCTCTAGGTCTACGTATTACAGCTCAATGGCCAAAAGCACTCGTATGGACAATCGCTATTATCCTTTTTCTTTTTACAATCGGCGGCGCCGTCATTACTGGTGTAACGAATAATATGTCAGGAATATAA
- a CDS encoding DHH family phosphoesterase — protein MIKLFTDSDLDGTACALIAELAFENEAEITHCTYRNLDDRVEAFLLQNSGDPVFITDLSVNEHVEKHLEERYQQGSHVQMIDHHATAMHFNDYEWGFVDPGDDKKTCAATLFYQFLLEKEKIERMESLEQFLELVRKYDTWEWEEDNEVDAKRLNDLFSIMGRETFKSEMLRRLTRDPDSFAFNESEEMILDLEERKIERYIHQKNRQLVQMEVDEYCIGLVHAESYHSELGNELNKRNSHLDFITIINDGSRRLGFRTIHDEADVSEFASRYGGGGHPKASGCEMNEDTFRIFVAPSFALKPLRKDPERNKLNERNSESGTFYENHEGKIIYIRPSREDQWEIMCRGEVEKDDFEHFEDAERYVKRSYHAWLRSDKEVVEDFVRILPLTKKQIIDRYHYMIKSMLHQEEDALS, from the coding sequence ATGATTAAATTGTTTACGGATAGTGATCTTGATGGAACGGCATGTGCTCTTATTGCCGAGTTGGCATTTGAGAATGAAGCTGAGATCACACATTGTACATATCGTAATTTAGATGACCGGGTAGAAGCTTTTCTTTTACAAAACAGTGGAGATCCGGTGTTCATTACCGATTTATCTGTGAATGAGCATGTTGAAAAACATTTGGAGGAGCGTTACCAACAAGGAAGTCATGTCCAAATGATCGATCATCATGCTACAGCGATGCATTTTAACGATTACGAATGGGGTTTTGTTGATCCGGGAGATGATAAAAAAACGTGTGCTGCAACACTTTTTTATCAGTTTCTGTTAGAAAAAGAGAAAATTGAACGCATGGAATCATTAGAACAGTTTCTTGAGCTTGTGCGAAAGTATGATACTTGGGAATGGGAAGAGGATAATGAGGTCGATGCAAAACGATTGAATGATCTATTTTCCATTATGGGAAGAGAAACATTTAAATCCGAGATGCTGAGGCGTTTAACGCGAGATCCCGATTCCTTTGCTTTCAATGAATCAGAAGAAATGATTCTTGATCTAGAGGAGCGGAAAATTGAGCGTTACATTCATCAAAAAAATCGTCAGCTCGTTCAAATGGAAGTGGATGAATACTGTATTGGTCTTGTTCATGCTGAATCGTATCATTCAGAACTTGGTAATGAGTTAAATAAACGAAATTCACATCTTGATTTCATTACGATCATCAATGATGGAAGCCGCCGACTTGGTTTTCGAACGATTCATGATGAAGCGGATGTCTCTGAATTTGCATCACGTTATGGAGGCGGGGGCCACCCTAAAGCTTCAGGTTGTGAAATGAATGAAGACACGTTTCGTATTTTTGTAGCGCCATCCTTCGCTCTAAAGCCACTTCGTAAAGATCCTGAACGGAATAAGCTCAATGAGCGAAACAGTGAAAGTGGCACTTTCTATGAGAATCATGAAGGAAAAATCATCTACATTCGTCCTAGTCGAGAAGATCAGTGGGAAATCATGTGCCGCGGCGAGGTTGAAAAGGACGACTTTGAACACTTTGAAGATGCAGAACGATACGTTAAACGCTCTTATCATGCGTGGCTCCGTTCTGATAAGGAAGTCGTGGAAGACTTTGTCCGTATTCTTCCTCTTACAAAGAAACAAATCATCGATCGCTATCACTATATGATCAAATCAATGCTCCATCAAGAAGAAGACGCTCTTAGCTGA
- a CDS encoding ABC transporter permease: MSLWENIKMALTSVKAHKMRSILTMLGIIIGVAAVIVVVAIGQGGEAMLKSQIAGDGNTIEVFYQPSEEEMQQGKWEENPFTQEDIRQLERVEKVSNVVASSSEFSTARLREEEAETSITGINEAYLDVNQLKVEEGRTFTSADFLGGRRVAVVSAAMQEELFEGKSPIGEIIRIGVQPVEVIGVLEKPTGLFAFGSVETYIPWTAMRNMLGTSNYSQVTLQVENADDIQPIGDRATLLLNQLHDTEDSYQVINMEEIAQGIGQVTTIMTTIIGSIAGISLLVGGIGVMNIMLVSVTERTREIGIRKSLGATRQQILLQFLVESIILTLIGGIIGILLGSGTAYLVSFFADWPSLISWQVVLGAVVFSMLIGIVFGLLPANKASRLDPIDSLRYE, from the coding sequence ATGAGTCTCTGGGAAAATATTAAAATGGCTTTGACGTCAGTCAAAGCCCATAAAATGCGTTCCATCTTAACGATGCTTGGCATTATCATCGGTGTTGCTGCTGTGATTGTCGTTGTCGCTATTGGGCAGGGCGGAGAGGCGATGCTAAAGTCTCAAATTGCCGGTGATGGAAATACGATTGAAGTATTTTACCAGCCTTCTGAAGAAGAAATGCAGCAGGGGAAATGGGAAGAAAATCCCTTTACACAGGAGGATATCCGTCAGTTAGAGCGAGTGGAAAAGGTCTCGAATGTTGTGGCCTCTTCCTCCGAGTTTTCCACGGCTCGACTTCGAGAAGAAGAAGCCGAAACTTCGATTACAGGTATCAATGAAGCTTATTTAGATGTGAACCAACTAAAAGTAGAAGAAGGTCGTACTTTTACAAGTGCGGATTTTCTTGGTGGTCGAAGAGTAGCCGTTGTAAGTGCAGCGATGCAGGAAGAATTATTCGAAGGTAAATCACCAATTGGAGAAATCATTCGTATTGGTGTTCAGCCTGTTGAAGTGATTGGGGTACTTGAGAAACCAACAGGGCTTTTTGCGTTCGGTTCAGTCGAAACGTACATTCCTTGGACGGCGATGCGAAATATGCTTGGAACGAGTAACTACAGTCAGGTGACGCTTCAAGTCGAGAACGCTGATGATATCCAACCGATTGGAGACCGTGCAACGTTATTATTAAATCAGTTACACGATACAGAAGATTCCTATCAAGTCATCAATATGGAAGAAATTGCTCAGGGAATTGGTCAGGTAACGACCATTATGACTACGATCATCGGGAGTATTGCTGGAATTTCGCTTCTCGTAGGTGGCATTGGTGTGATGAACATTATGCTCGTTTCTGTAACAGAGCGAACGCGTGAGATTGGTATTCGCAAGTCTTTAGGTGCGACAAGGCAGCAAATCTTGCTTCAGTTTCTTGTTGAATCCATTATATTAACGTTAATTGGAGGAATCATTGGTATATTGCTAGGATCTGGTACGGCTTACCTTGTCTCCTTTTTTGCAGACTGGCCATCGTTAATCTCATGGCAGGTCGTTTTAGGAGCCGTCGTCTTTTCCATGTTGATTGGGATTGTATTTGGTTTATTGCCAGCGAACAAAGCTTCAAGGTTAGACCCAATTGATTCCCTTCGTTATGAATAA
- a CDS encoding fatty acid--CoA ligase: MYITIGSLFLQTVKKYGREEALVDVDRNIRWTYKEWNSEVNRLANALLDAGVKKGDRVSTFLFNTVELATVYFASAKIGAVINPINFRLKSNEIAYIIEDAKPSIFLFERALEPIVSEIQSQYPNVSFWSIDDHKPSYAESYEKHVRLSHDQEPVAEVDENDTYAIMYTSGTTGRPKGVMHCHRNMLEQSILCGASLKLTQADRGLVAAPMFHCAELHCNFLPRVHFGAANVIVHHFEPKKVLEVIQNEKISVFFAAPTMWNMILQEDYAKYDRSSLRVGLYGAAPMAPSLVVSVKEKLGIHLIQAYGMTEMGPAVTFLDEHEQLTKVGSAGRAALNHEVRVVRPNERGPSEPDDVLPPGEVGEIIVKGPCMMMGYFNRPDASNEAMYKGWYHSGDLGYMDEDSYLYVSDRVDDMIISGGENVYPREVEDVLHGHEGVLDVAVLGQPDEKWGEIVTAIIVKKADGLTEAELERYCKESPDLADYKRPRKYLFLEELPRNASGKIQKFRLREKYQVKTNGS; the protein is encoded by the coding sequence ATGTATATAACCATCGGTTCTTTGTTCCTTCAAACGGTAAAAAAGTATGGTAGGGAAGAAGCGCTAGTTGATGTAGATCGAAATATAAGATGGACGTATAAGGAATGGAATAGCGAGGTGAATCGCCTCGCGAATGCTTTACTAGATGCAGGAGTTAAAAAGGGAGATCGCGTATCGACCTTCTTATTTAACACTGTGGAATTAGCTACGGTTTATTTTGCGAGTGCAAAAATCGGAGCTGTTATTAATCCCATTAATTTTAGATTGAAATCTAATGAAATCGCTTACATTATTGAAGATGCGAAGCCATCAATATTCCTATTTGAACGTGCTCTCGAACCGATTGTTTCAGAGATACAGTCTCAGTATCCGAATGTTTCGTTCTGGTCAATCGATGATCATAAACCATCATACGCCGAGAGCTACGAGAAACATGTTCGTCTTTCACACGATCAAGAGCCAGTAGCTGAAGTAGATGAGAACGATACTTATGCGATTATGTATACGAGTGGAACGACTGGTAGACCTAAAGGTGTCATGCATTGCCATCGTAATATGTTAGAGCAAAGCATCTTATGTGGTGCCTCTTTAAAGCTCACACAAGCTGATCGGGGACTTGTAGCAGCGCCAATGTTCCACTGTGCAGAATTGCACTGTAACTTCTTACCAAGAGTTCATTTTGGTGCAGCAAATGTCATTGTTCATCACTTTGAACCAAAAAAAGTACTTGAAGTCATTCAAAACGAGAAAATTTCAGTTTTCTTTGCGGCTCCAACGATGTGGAATATGATTCTTCAAGAAGATTACGCTAAATATGATCGAAGTAGTTTAAGGGTAGGGCTTTATGGTGCTGCCCCGATGGCGCCTTCCCTTGTCGTTTCGGTAAAAGAAAAGCTTGGTATTCATTTAATTCAAGCTTACGGGATGACTGAAATGGGGCCGGCTGTCACATTTCTTGATGAGCACGAACAGTTAACAAAAGTAGGTTCTGCAGGAAGAGCAGCCTTAAACCATGAAGTAAGGGTTGTTCGTCCGAATGAACGAGGTCCTTCAGAACCTGATGACGTGCTTCCCCCTGGAGAAGTAGGTGAAATTATTGTAAAAGGACCATGTATGATGATGGGATATTTTAATCGTCCTGATGCATCGAACGAAGCGATGTATAAAGGCTGGTATCATTCAGGAGATCTCGGCTATATGGATGAAGATAGCTACCTTTACGTTTCGGATCGGGTGGATGATATGATCATTTCCGGTGGGGAAAACGTCTATCCGAGAGAGGTGGAAGATGTTCTCCATGGTCATGAAGGAGTTTTAGATGTGGCGGTCTTGGGGCAGCCAGATGAGAAGTGGGGAGAGATCGTCACCGCTATCATTGTGAAGAAAGCGGACGGGTTAACAGAGGCAGAACTCGAGCGTTATTGTAAAGAAAGTCCTGACCTTGCTGACTACAAACGACCTCGGAAATATTTATTCTTAGAAGAACTTCCGCGAAATGCTAGCGGCAAAATTCAAAAATTTCGCTTGAGGGAAAAGTATCAAGTTAAAACAAATGGATCCTAA
- a CDS encoding GNAT family N-acetyltransferase: MIVLQPMNDYDFKQFLEVSIDSYAEEKASAGNWKQEEAYEKSKQEFERLLPEGRHTEDHFLYTIVNEAIEEKLGSLWVKVDNEAKEAFIYEFAVNEDKQGRGFGTEAIKELEVLLEKKDIKGLSLHVFGHNTKAIRLYERLGFKTTNINMKKSLQPKSSLSD; encoded by the coding sequence TTGATAGTATTACAACCAATGAATGATTATGATTTTAAACAATTTCTTGAAGTGTCGATTGATAGCTATGCAGAGGAAAAAGCTTCAGCAGGAAATTGGAAACAAGAAGAGGCGTATGAAAAGTCAAAGCAGGAATTCGAACGATTATTGCCTGAAGGAAGGCACACCGAAGATCATTTTCTGTATACCATTGTTAATGAAGCTATAGAGGAAAAGCTAGGAAGCTTATGGGTGAAGGTGGATAACGAAGCAAAGGAAGCATTTATCTATGAGTTTGCTGTAAATGAAGATAAACAAGGTAGAGGCTTTGGGACAGAAGCCATAAAGGAACTTGAAGTACTGTTAGAGAAAAAAGACATTAAAGGACTTTCGCTTCATGTTTTTGGTCATAATACAAAAGCGATTCGACTTTATGAGCGTTTAGGATTTAAGACTACAAATATTAATATGAAGAAAAGCTTACAACCAAAGTCGTCATTGTCTGATTGA
- a CDS encoding STAS domain-containing protein: MTVILQSASEKILERKEEIAHLITVEQNKKFPDLLESLSNDLLPMRIELVTVYAKALALDDVESEQEIKEWGIETGEECARIGTTLDAMLSEVPHYRNFIGEVLKEYAIEQGMGIEELYEMISKLDYIMNLVVYYFSVPYVNYQTNLLEQSRKEILELSAPVVPIMDGVAVLPLIGTIDTYRAKLIMEESLHHSVNLNLNYFVIDLSGVPIVDTFVIQQLFQIIEALKLVGVEARISGIKPEIALSVVKLETNFGQANTYSTLKRALADLVNMS, from the coding sequence ATGACGGTAATTTTGCAATCTGCAAGTGAGAAAATCCTCGAGCGAAAAGAGGAAATTGCACATTTAATTACAGTGGAGCAAAATAAAAAGTTTCCGGATCTGTTGGAGAGTCTATCGAATGATCTGCTCCCAATGCGTATTGAATTGGTCACCGTTTATGCTAAAGCGTTAGCGCTTGATGACGTTGAGAGTGAGCAGGAAATTAAAGAGTGGGGTATTGAGACTGGGGAAGAATGTGCAAGAATTGGAACAACGCTTGATGCGATGTTAAGTGAGGTGCCTCATTATCGCAATTTTATAGGCGAAGTATTGAAGGAATATGCGATTGAGCAAGGCATGGGCATTGAAGAGCTTTATGAAATGATTTCGAAGCTAGATTATATAATGAATTTGGTCGTTTATTACTTTAGTGTTCCATATGTTAACTATCAAACAAATTTACTTGAGCAGTCTCGTAAAGAGATTCTTGAATTGTCAGCACCAGTCGTGCCTATTATGGATGGCGTTGCTGTTCTACCTTTGATTGGAACGATTGATACATACCGGGCAAAGTTAATCATGGAGGAATCTCTTCATCATTCCGTGAATCTCAATCTTAATTATTTTGTGATCGATCTCTCAGGGGTTCCGATCGTTGATACATTTGTCATTCAACAGCTCTTTCAAATTATTGAAGCTCTTAAGCTTGTTGGAGTGGAAGCGAGAATTAGTGGCATCAAACCAGAAATAGCCTTATCAGTCGTAAAGCTAGAAACAAATTTTGGTCAGGCCAACACATACTCAACATTAAAGCGAGCACTAGCCGATTTAGTGAATATGTCTTAA
- a CDS encoding NAD-dependent deacylase — MLTELFNKSKHTVVLTGAGMSTESGLPDFRSALDGMWNEVDPLQFASRDAMKYERDLFVRFYKQRIQKLNEASPHRGYYHLAEWERSGELGCILTQNVDGFHQLAGSQNVAEMHGSLRSIYCDECGEKASSEKYMNDDFVCHCGGFNRPGIVLFGEPLPMNAIHQAKVEAKKADLFIVLGSSLEVSPANVFPMEAKRNGAKLVIVNQEETGYDSAADLVIHDKIGKVLNDLAEAKAQ, encoded by the coding sequence ATGCTTACGGAACTATTTAATAAATCCAAACATACTGTTGTTTTAACAGGAGCAGGGATGAGTACAGAAAGCGGTTTGCCTGACTTTCGATCTGCACTCGATGGAATGTGGAATGAGGTAGACCCGCTTCAATTTGCAAGCAGAGATGCGATGAAATACGAACGAGATTTATTTGTTCGATTCTATAAGCAACGTATACAAAAGCTAAACGAAGCTTCTCCTCATAGAGGATACTATCATCTTGCTGAATGGGAACGAAGCGGAGAGCTCGGCTGTATTCTCACTCAAAACGTTGATGGGTTTCATCAGTTGGCCGGTAGTCAAAACGTGGCGGAAATGCATGGCTCATTACGATCCATTTATTGTGATGAATGTGGAGAAAAAGCTTCAAGTGAAAAATACATGAATGATGATTTTGTCTGCCACTGCGGGGGATTTAACAGACCTGGCATTGTATTATTTGGTGAACCACTTCCAATGAACGCGATTCATCAGGCGAAAGTGGAAGCGAAGAAGGCTGATCTTTTTATCGTTCTAGGATCTTCACTTGAAGTATCACCCGCGAACGTATTCCCGATGGAAGCGAAACGTAACGGTGCTAAGTTAGTTATTGTTAATCAGGAGGAAACAGGGTATGACAGCGCAGCTGACCTTGTTATTCATGATAAAATAGGCAAGGTTCTAAATGATCTTGCTGAAGCTAAGGCACAATAG
- a CDS encoding TIGR00730 family Rossman fold protein, whose protein sequence is MNELKRMTVFCGSSENVDNHYFEAVEQLGKELADKEIEVVYGGGNVGLMGALARSVLKAGGKVTGIIPRKIYDNVTHIELSNLVIVDTMHERKAKMYELGDAFIALPGGIGTLEELTEIFTWYQLEYHNKPIGLLNTKGYYDRFYLMLEHMVEEGFLHKRYMEPLLTEENPEKLVAMISRHSVPMMNKWKQDDISDRI, encoded by the coding sequence ATGAACGAACTGAAACGGATGACTGTTTTTTGTGGATCCAGTGAGAATGTTGATAACCACTATTTTGAAGCCGTCGAGCAGCTTGGCAAGGAGCTTGCGGATAAGGAGATTGAAGTGGTCTACGGTGGAGGCAATGTCGGGTTAATGGGGGCACTAGCAAGATCGGTTTTAAAAGCTGGAGGCAAAGTGACAGGGATCATTCCTCGTAAAATATATGATAATGTGACCCACATAGAGCTATCGAACTTAGTTATAGTCGATACAATGCATGAACGTAAAGCCAAGATGTATGAGTTAGGCGATGCTTTCATAGCGTTACCTGGTGGAATTGGAACCCTTGAAGAATTAACGGAGATATTCACCTGGTATCAGCTTGAATATCATAATAAACCGATTGGACTCTTGAATACAAAAGGCTATTATGATCGCTTTTATCTCATGCTTGAGCACATGGTAGAGGAAGGCTTTCTTCATAAGCGATATATGGAGCCGTTGCTTACAGAAGAAAACCCTGAGAAACTTGTTGCGATGATCAGTCGACATTCGGTTCCTATGATGAATAAATGGAAGCAGGATGATATAAGTGATCGCATTTAA